In Bacteroidota bacterium, the genomic window CGATGTTGGCGGCCCCATGTGCCGTACAGTTGAGGATGCTACCCGTGTGCTGGAAGTTATCGCTGGACATGATCCAGCTGATCCCGTCACAAAATATAGTGAAGGCAAAATTCCAGAGAACTATATGCAGTTTCTGCAGCCAGATGGCTTACAAGGTGCGCGTATTGGCGTACTGCGGGCACTAAGTGACGACGACCCACACCCCGAAGTAAATGCCTTGTTTGAGCAGGCCATTGAAGATTTGCAGCACCTTGGGGCCGCGATAGTAGACCCTGTGCAAATCCCTGACTTTGCTTCGTTGCGACAAAATCAATGGTGCGCAGCGTTCAAAAATGACCTGGAAGAATACCTGGCCACATACGTAAAGCGTGATTCCATCCAAACACTCGAGGATGTCATTGCCTATGGCGGCTACTCAGCGTTTGTAGGTGACGGACTCAATTATATGCTGGAAAATGAAGGGAGAAGTGAAGCACCCAACATTGCCTGTAAAGATCCTTTCACGGATGCGCTTCGCATCGCTTTCAGAGAGGCAATTGAAAATGAAATGGATCGATTAAACCTGGACGCCATCGTATATCCGAGTTGGAATCATCCCCCTTCCCTGCTCGACGATTTTATGGAAGGCTACAAAGGCGACAATTCGCAGATTATCTCGCCGCATACCGGGCAACCCGCGTTTACGGTGCCGATGGGCTTCACGACAGGCAATCTGCCGGCTGGCCTGCAGTTCCTTGGTCGCATGTTCGACGAGCCGACGCTCATTAGACTCGCGTATGCCTATGAGCAAGGCACCCGCCACCGCAAACCGCCTGTATTGGAATAACTGTCCTGATCAATCTGCCTTGCTCAAGAAAACACGGGCTGCAGAGTGCTCACCGTCAGCTACAATAAAATCATCACGCCCGTCTCCGTTCAGATCGCCGGCAACCATCCCCCACGGGGTGCCGACGTCGTGCAATGGCAACGCCTGTACGGGCCCCTTCCCGCCGAGCAGCATCAACACTTCCTGATTCCAGCAACCGATGAGGGCATCGTCATATCCGTCTGCGTTTAGATCACCAACCACAATTTGTTTTGCCCCACCTGCCATATCGAAAGGAGAGAAAGCCGCTTCCACCAGGTGTCCTTCAGCAGATTGCAAAAATAGCTGAACAGACTGCCGGCTGCCTGCTGAAGCCGCAACCATGTCGAGCCTGTCGTCGCCATTAAAATCAGCGAGATCAACCGCAAACGGCGAAGAAGATGCAAGAAAGACCGGTTGCTGAAAAGTCATTTCACCGTCCTGTGCCTGCAGGATCACCCCTATTTCCGACGGATTGGGTGTGACGATATCGGGCAGTTGATCGCCATTCACATCGCCTATCGCAAAGCCTCGGTACGGATCTCCACCTACATTGATTAAACGGCCTTCAGACGCAAACTGGCCGGCGCCCAATCCTGCTAACACCAGGATACCCGCGCCATTTCTGTGGTCAATCAAAATATCCGGGCGGCCATCCTGATTCATATCTTTGAGGCCGGCCATGTGCGGATGCGGCGCTACGGGCACCTGCAATGGCGAGTTTTCAGCTGCTGCAAAAGCGCCTGTACCATCACCATTTAAGAGGGTAAGATAAGTTGTCTCATGGTTGGCAATTACGAGATCATCATGGCCATCACCACTCACATCGCCGGCCATAACACTTGTCGGATTTTCTCCTGCGTTTGTCCGCCCCATTCGGGTAAACGTCCCTTTGCCATCTCCAGCAAAGAGTACCAGTTCATCAAATGATTCGTTTACCACGGCCAAATCGAGATGGCCGTCGCCATTTGCATCGAGCAGTGTCATCGCCGACTGTCCTTCCGATAATTCGAGGCAAGCCCGGTCATAGGTTAGCGTGCCGATACGCACAACATCGGGCTCACAACCAGCGGATAGTGACAGTGCTGAAAAGATTAAGCTGCTCAATACGTGCATGCGTCGTCGCCTTTTGAATGGTAAGGAGTCGTGGGTTCTTAACGATTCTATTAAAACAGACAACCCAACGCGGCTTTAGTTGGCATGCCGCTGGAAAAAACTGCGTGCTCGACATGGTGTTGCTTCCAGCCCGTCACCTGGCGCCAGGGGGAAGCAGGGCCATGCTAACTGCCCGCCCAGATCCTTCGCGCTGCTCACGATGACGTGGGGGAAAGCAGATCGCCTGTCCTTAATCTGTAAATCGCTATTGCACTATCTGCAAACCCGAGATCCTTCGTGAGCGCAGAACGAGAGGTGTAAAACGGACTCCTATCCCTCATTCGACAATCGGCATTCGACAATCGGCATTACACAAAAAGCAGCCGGCTCCCGCTGAATGAACAACGGGAGCCGGACCGCTCTTTCCTCTATATCACTTGCTTAACTGGAGGAAAAGTCGTGGACTAGGTTCTGAACAGGTACTGGAATTTGAAGAAGAACTGCCGGCGTGACTCCTGCAAGAACCGCGAGGCGTCTTGTGTGCGGCCCGGGAATGTGTTGTAATCATGCGTTGAGCCAATGTAGAAGGCTGAGAACGGGTTGATACGGTACGTCAGCAGGGGATCTACCTCAAGACGCTCGGCAAAGTCGTTATACTGCACCACGGTGCGCAGGAAGAGCCGGCGAGAGAACTGGTAGTTCGTCCGTACACGCAAAATGTATCCGCTGAAGAAGTTTTCTCCAGTGTCGCTGTCTTCTAGGCGAGAGTAGCTCAACGTTGGTTCGAAGCTTAGCCGGGAAGTAGGACGAATGGTCGCGAATGCCGCATAGTTGAATGATTTACCCAGTTCAGGTGTATCCACATTGCGGGCGATAGCCTTACCTGTCTCCAGTTCGACACCAAGCTGGATAAACTCGCTGAAGTTGCTTGCTGCAAAAAAGTCCCACTCGTGGATGCCATCAAACTCGGTACCGCGGAATAGCTCACGCTCAGCGGAATAGCCAACAAAGGCGCGAGACTGGGCTTTCATCTGGACAAACATCCCGATGAATCCAAAATCTTCTTTTTGCAAGCCATCAAAATTCCACTCGCGGCCAAAACCGGCACGTGGACTGATGCGGTCGATGAAGTTGATCTTTTCAGGGTAAATATTGAACCCGTTGAAGAAGCCAAAGTCGCGGACATTGTTCTGGCGGATAAAGCCATTGTCAGCACGGAATGTTGGGCTGAGTTGCTCATAACCAACTTCGAACCAGTAGTGCCGACCGTCACGCAGGAATTCGAACGTCATGGCGTGGCCATTATACGTTTCACCATCCAATGCAGCCGTATGGTTGCCATTGTCGAAGGTCTCGTCATTAAATCCTTCACTCAGGGTGGGGTCATTGACTTCTTCCGTGCGGCTACCGACCCACTGCGCGTTGATCAGATACTGCGTAGCAATACGCCAGGTGGCATCCAGCGATACGGTTGTACCCCCTCCCCCTTCATCTTGCCGGCGATCTGTTACCAGGCCACCGATATAGGAGTTGTTTTCAAAGTTGTGTTTAACGCGGACAATATTCGAGAAGCTCTTGCCGACGTTGACCAACTCACTGCTTTCCTCAAAAGGCATCAGCAACGGCGAGGTATTGTCGCGTGCGCCGATGTATGCAACGTTGGTTTTTCCAAACCGGCCGGTCATTTTATTGGCGACAATCGGGTCGTTAATCGATCTGGTGTACACCGTTTGCACTTCGGTATCGAAAAGGTCGCTGCCTTCCTGGAAAAACGGCCGGCGTTCCGGGAAGAAGAGTGCAAAAGTAGAGTTGGCATCAATCTGGGCGACATCCGCTTCAATCTGGCTAAAGTCCGGGTTGATTGCGAGGTCAGCGGTCAGGTCAGAAGTAATACCATACTTCACGTTGAGTGAAGGGTCGGTATTAATACGATCACTGTCAAAACCAGAATCTGGATTGTCAAAATCATTGAGCTGGCTTGCCTGGGTGCCAGTGAAAGCCGGCAGAATTTCGAGGTTGCCGGCAGAACGCACGCCCTCAATCCCTTCAATAGAACCAAACTGACAGGCCCAGCAAGGATTGTCGCGGCTCATGGCTGCCCAGGAATACGTATTACGGCTATCCCGAGGATGGGTGATCCACACCGTAGCGTTCCACGTCTGGATGTCGGTTTCGGGGAATCGAAGGCTCCGGAAAGGGATCTGCATTTCAACCTGGTACCCGCCTTCGTGTACGCGGCCTTCGGACTTGTACACCAGGTTGAAGCCAAGGTCTTCGTTGTTACGCGTTATCCGAGTATCACCCTGAATACCCAGCGGATTGGCAGCGATGAAATAGACTTCCTGTGCATCACCATTGGTGTCGATTGCGAGGCCAACGTAATCGTCTTGCCAGATCGCATCCCGGTCACTGTAATTCACCCGTATGTCTGCCGGATTGTCTTTGATATCAAATGCTACATACAGATTTTCATCATCGTAGGTAAAGAAGGCGGCAATATCGATGGGCGGCCGGGCCTGTTCTTCGGGGAAGGTTTCAGAAAAATTCTCAGCCCGGGCAGCAGCACGCCAGCCGGCTTCATCGATTACCCCGTCGATATTGATTTCTCCGGCACGTTTGGAAATGTAGAGGCTCGGCTTGAAAGCCGGCTCAAATGGGTCGTCTGTTTCAGGGACAACAATCGGATCTGAAGACGCCAATTGGCCCAATACAGTGGTTGGTGCAGCAGCAATCAGGAACAGGCTGCAGAAGAGCAGCAGAGAGCGGAGAGGTAATATCCGTCGAGTCATAGGTCTGGAAGTCTTGGCGAACGTTGCGTTCATGCTGGGTGAATAGAATCAGCAAGTGCTAATATTTTAGCAGAGGCTACGGGGCCTTCTCTAGAATTGTTACAGCCTTTTCTCAGGGTATTTTCTTATGCCCTAAACCTTCATCCAAATGCTGCTTTTTTAGCACATATACAACGATTTGCTTCCAAACTAAAATTTTACTCCCCGCCGGCTTTTCCCGAATTACGAAAGAAAGACACCAGAGAAACGGCAGTCCATACGGCCTCGAGTACAACAAAAGGGTAATACGCAATCATCCAGGAGGCTAAACAAGCAAGGCCGGCGCCCATCACATTGAGGCCGGCGTACAGTTTCCCATTGTTAGGAATCTTCCCCGTTACATTGAGGGCATACGCCAGGAGCAAAATACCTACACCGATACTACCAATTAGCTGGTCTGCTGTCATAAGCTGCTACGTACTACACTGATTTAAAAGACAGGTCGATTTACTGCGCGCCGGCCCCGCCATATTCAATCAAAAAAGGATTTGATACCCGCTCCCGCCCTACTGTTGTGGACGGTCCGTGGCCCGGGAATATCTGCATGCTGTCTTCAAACGGCATGATTTTCTGAAAAATCGACTGCATCAGGGTCGGCAAAGAGCCTTGCCACAGATCTGTCCGGCCAATAGAGTCGTAAAACACAACATCACCGGCAATCATAAATCCGTGCGTTTTATCAACAAAGCAGATCGACCCCGGTGAGTGGCCCGGCGTGTGTAAAATGGACCACTTTACACCACCAAAACTGATCAAATTGTCTTCTGTTAGAAAAGAAGCCGGCGCAGGCGGCTGTGGCATCGCTGTACCGAACATCTGGGCATGCATTGGTGCCTGCGCGAGTAGTGGTTCATCTGCTGCATGCATTTGAAAGCCCATCCCAAACGCATCAACCATCGCCTGGCACCCGAAGATGTGATCGATATGGCCGTGGGTTAGCAACAGGTGTTTTACTTTGAGGCCCTGGAAAGAAATGTATTGCAAAACTTCCTGCACTTCAGTCTCTTCATAACACGAAGGGTCGATAATAACTGCTTCGCCATTGCTGTGGCATACAAAGCAGTTGGTTTGGAAAGGATTGAAGGTGAATGATTTAATATTCATGTTTTGCTAATACAAGCCAATTAATAAGATATGCCGGGTTGCGAAACTTGTAACTTACTGACGCAGAATTGGTCCGCCATACATTGAATTGCTTGCGAGGAAAGACCTGTTAAATCCCTTTCCTGTTCCCTGCATGAACCTGTTGCCCTTCTGGTCGTAACTCTTCAGATGGGAAATTTCGCGCTTATCTTTGGCCTGCTGGTTGCCGTGTTACTGGTGGTCGACTGGTATGTATACAAACACTGGAAAGCTTTTTTACAAACGGCTCCGCGGCTCCGCTGGACGCGGCCGTTTTACCTCGTCTTTATGTATCTGATGCCGGCAGCCTTGCCGGTCTATTTCTACTTTTCGCGTTGGTGGGAAGTTGAGCCCAAGCTGTTCCGCGCGCTCTTCATCGGCTTCTTTGCCCTCTATTACCTGCCTAAATTTGTGATCGCGATTGTCCTTGGCCTGAAAGATCTGGGCAGGCTGGTATTCTGGTTATTCCGGTGGTTTCAAGAGCAACTTGGGGTTACGAGCAACGAAAATCCTGCTGATGCTGAGCAGCTCGACCTGACCGACATGAAACGACTCAGCCGGCGGGAATTCCTGGGCAAAATTGGGTGGAGCGCCAGCACCGTACCGTATGTTGTAACCGGTTATGGCGTTTTTCGCACGTTATACGACTTCAATGTCCAGCGCATAGACATCCCTTTGCCCAACCTGCCCAGCGCATTTGATGGCATACGGATAGTCCAGCTGTCAGACATCCACGCCGGCTCGTTTTTCAGCCAGCGCCCCATGCTTGAAGTGGCCGACATCATTGGCGGCATCAAGCCGGATGTAATCGCTATTACCGGCGACTTTGTAAACAACAACGATGAAGAGCTTATCAGAATCATGCCGGCGCTGAACGGCTTGGACGCCCCACTTGGCGTCTATGGCTGCCTTGGCAACCACGACCATTACGCAAACACACCCCTGGTTATTGATCGGCTCCGCAACAGCCCGATTAACCTGCTTGTCAATGCCCGCCAGACCATAGCACTCGATGGCGAGCGGCTGCACCTGCTGGGCACAGACAATACAGGTTTTAACCAGCAATACGCCGACCTGCCCTTGGCACTCGAAGGTATTGAAAACCCGGAGGACCTCCACATTTTACTGGCTCACGACCCCACGTTCTGGGACAACCATGTACGGCCCAATTTTCAGCAAATCGACCTCATGTTGTGCGGGCACACCCATGGCGGCCAGGTTGGTATCGAGGTTGGGCCACTCCGGTGGAGCCTTGCCCGGTTTATGTACAGCCGCTGGGCCGGCCTCTATACGGAGCCACGGGAGCCAACGGGGCAGCAGCAGTTTTTATACGTTAATCGTGGACTTGGTACTGTTGGCCCGCCACTTCGCTTTGGCATCCGCCCCGAAATCACAGAGCTCACCCTCCGCCGTGTTTGAGCCGGCCCTGCTTGCAACAATGCACAAGTTGTTCGTGTTGATATAGTTTTAGTACAAGTCTCGCATCCCTGCTTCTAATCATGGTAAAACAGATCCACAGACAAATCCTGCGTATGCTGCCCGGCCCATTTCTGGGATGGTTGGCAACGCTCATTTTTCTGTTGATCATGCAGTTTCTGATCCGGTATTTGCCAGACCTCGTCGGACGTGGCCTGCCGGTGAAGGTCATTTTTGAGATTGTGATCTACAACCTAGCCTATATGGTGGTGCTCGCAGTCCCGATGTCGGTGCTCATTGCGACCCTGATGACGTTTGGTAAACTGGCAGAAGCCAACGTCTACACTGTTTTAAAGAGCGCCGGCGTGTCGTTGATGCAGTTGATGTGGCCGGTACTCATTGTGAGTACCCTCCTGGCTGCACTTATGTGGAATTTCAACAGCAATATTCTACCCGCTGCCAATTACCGGGCCAGTACCCTCTGGAAAGATATCCGCAAGAAAAAACCTGGCTTTGAGCTGTCACCGGGTGTTTTTTATAATGGCATCGACGACTACAGCATTCTTGTCCAGGAGCTGCCAGCGGAATCCAATGAGATGATCGACGTGGTGATTTTCGATTACTCAGCCGGCAACCGCCAACAAGTCACCATTAAAGCTGAACGCGGTGAATTGCGTCCCCAGGAACACAACAACACCGTTGAATTGGTGTTGCATAACGGAGAAATGCACCGCATTATCCCAGCAAAAAGCCGTAAAGATGTACCGCGATATGAGCGCCTGAAATTCAAAGAGCATCACCTCAGCCTCGACCTGTCTGAACTCAGCTTCGAACGCAGCGATCCTGAAGATGGGTACCGTTCCGATCGCACCATGCCGAGCCATCTGATGATCCGGTATGTGGATTCACTCAATACCAGCGTTGGCCTCCATCGGGAAAAAATCCAGCGTGCCGGCCTACGCTTTCTTGCAGATTCAACCTATGAGATCTCCAGCGATCAACCTGTACCGCTACCTGAAGCGGCAGACGGCACAGCAGCAGGCGAAGGTCGAACTGCAGCACAAATAGAAACCACAGGTGCAACAAACACAGCAGCATCCAATACAGCTCCGGCCTCACAACCGAACGCTCAAACCAGACGGGTTGCGTTGCGCGGTCTGACCCGCCCGCAACAGGTGGAAGTGTATGAGGCAGCTTTAAACAATGTCCGCGCAGCGCGCACGCACGTGGATAATGTAAAACGCAGCATTGAATGGGAGTCTGAGCGGGCGAATCGGTACCAGGTAGAGATTTACAAGAAATACTCTATTGCTGTCGCCTGTATCATTTTTGCGCTTATAGGCATCCCGTTGGGCTTGAGTATGCGACGAGGTGGCCTCGGCGCCGTGGGCGCAACAGCGCTGGGTATTTTCATGTTCTATTGGGTGACCCTCGTACAGGGTGAAAAACTTGCAGATCGCGGCAAACTGGAACCATGGGTTGGCATGTGGGGCGCCAATATTGTAATGTTGGTCATCGCGAGTTTGTTGATAGCGTTTGTACTGCTGGACCTGCGTGCCCGCGCGTGGTTCAAAAAAAAGCCGGCAGCACCCACGCAGCTTGAAGAAGAATAAAGTGCATGCTTTACCTGGTCCCCACCCCCATAGGCAACCTGAAAGATATTACGGTCCGCGCACTGGACGTGTTAAACAGCGTTGACCTGATTGCCTGTGAAGACACGCGAACTTCTGCAAAGCTACTCGGCCACTACGACATTCGCGTTCCCCGCACCAGCTACCACGACCACAATGAACGGGGGCGTGCACCACAACTCATCGAAAAAATGCAGGCCGGCCAGCGTGTTGCATTGATATCAGATGCTGGCTCACCCGGCATATCAGATCCTGGTTTTTATCTGGTGCGGGCGTGTATCGAAGCTGGCATCAAGGTAGAAGCCCTGCCTGGCCCAACAGCTATTGTCCCCGCCCTGACCATTAGTGGGTTACCCTGCGAGCGGTTTGTGTATGAAGGATTTCTGCCGGTAAAAAAGGGCCGGCAGACCCGGCTAAAGCAGCTCGTTGAAGAGCAGCGCACCATGGTTTTCTACGAATCTCCGCACCGGATTCTGAAAACTTTGACTAACTTCGAGGCAACATTTGGCCCCGAGCGCCCTGCCGCCGTGGTCCGTGAAATATCCAAAACCTTTGAGGAAGTTCAACGTGGCTCCCTCGAAGCGTTAAAAAAATACTTCTCGGAGAAAAATAAGGTGAAGGGTGAGTTCGTTATCGTGGTGGGCGGCAAACGCTAATTGCGCAACTATAGAAGCTGCAATGCGTTGCAACGCGAGCTTTTTTTGGCTTTTGGCCTTCTTTTTAGTTCGATCGACCCGTCTGTTTAGGCATTGGTCGTCGCCCGCAACAGGGTCCATTCCCTTGTCCCGGCATTAATCCAACAGTTCGTCCTGGTGTTGAACTGGTCAATTAAGTGGATATCGATCCACGTTCCTAAAGAACCATGAATGTTAACTGGAAACTGACAGAGCGCATTGTAGCAACGGTCGTATTTGTTTGGGCCCTCGTGCTTTATCTCCTCACCGTTGCCCCAACTGCTTCTTTCTGGGACTCGGGTGAGTTTATTGCCATAGCCAACCGCCTCCAGGTATCACACCCCCCTGGTGCGCCGTTTTACATGCTCGTGGGCCGGTTCTTTTCGATGTTTGTGCCAACGGAGTACATCTCACTGGCTGTAAACCTTGTTTCCGTCTTTGCCAGCGCATTTACAGTGCTCCTTACACACCTCATTATTGTACGCATTGCACGGGAGTGGGCCGGCAAAACGCCATCTTTCCACACCAAAATCACCATCCTCGCCGGCGGATTTATTGGTGCCCTGACTTTTGCCGCTACGGATTCTTTCTGGTTCAACGCAGTTGAGGCCGAGGTTTACGCCCTTTCAATGTTCTTCACCGCCATTGTGGTCTGGCTCATTATGAAGTGGAGCGAATTGGCCCGGCAGGAAGAACAAATCACCTCAGGCAAACAACATCCCTTTGGCCTAAGTGCAAACCGTTATCTGGTATTGATTGCGTATCTCTTTGGCCTCGCCATCGGGGTTCACTTGTTGAACCTGCTCGCCATTTTCTTCATTGCGCTGATTTTCTACTTTACCGAGTTCTACCGGGATGGAGTAGATCGGCAAACAATGATCCTGGGCATATTGCTCACCGGCGCTGTTTCAACCTTAAGCTTTCTCGCGATCTACCCGGGCATTATCACCTGGTTGCCCGGCTTTGTTGGCTCAAGCTTTTCGCCTACCCTGACCCTCGTATTCATTGTGGCTGCGATCGTTTTTGGCGTGTACTTCACCCATATGCGCAACATGCAGGTTACCAACCTGGTCTTCCTCTGCATCGCGGTCGTGTTTATTGGCTACTCGAGCTACGCATTGATCTTTATTCGCAGCGCCTCCAATCCACCGATCGATGAAAACGATCCGGAAGATGCTGAGTCGATTGTATCCTATTTGAAACGCGAACAGTACGGTTCAACGCCATTGCTTACGGGTAATACGTTTGACAACGCTACGCAGCAAATTGACCCGAACGAAGAAGTACTCTTCCCACGCCGGCATTCCCCAACACCGCTGCACATGCGGTACTATGCCCAGTTTGACTCAGATTCAGAGTATTTCTGGAAGTACCAGGTAAACAACATGTACTTCCGGTATTTCCTGTGGAATTTTGTTGGCAGGGCCAGTGACATACAGGATGCGCCGGCCATAACGGGTATATCTTTTATAGATCCGCCTGAATATAGTGCTGATCGATATGTGCAATCCCCAAGCGAGAAGCATTCGCGCAACGTCTATTTTGCCCTGCCCTTGTTACTCGGACTATTTGGAGGGGTCTACCATTTCAGGCGGGACTGGAAACGTGCCTTCAGCGTTTTTGTCCTGTTCTTTGTCACAGGCATAGGGATTATTCTATACCTGAACCAAACGCCCTATCAACCGCGCGAGCGCGACTATTCCTATGTGGCGAGCTTTTTTGCCTTTAGCATATGGGTTGGCATTGGGGCCACAGGCGTGCTACAACTTGCGCTAGAGGCACTAACCTCCAAAGAAGGCCGATCAAGCGGTATGATCAGCAATGCGCTCTACGGCATAGCTGCGCTGCTCTTCCTCTCAGTGCCCCTCTGGATGACCATTCAGAATTACAAAGACCACGATCGCTCAGGCCGATATGTTGCACCAGAATATGCGTACAACATGCTCATGAGTGTCGAAGATGACGCTATCCTGATAACCAATGGCGACAATGACACCTTCCCGCTGTGGTACTTACAGGAAGTTGAAGGTGAGCGCCAGGATGTACGCGTGGTAAATATCTCGCTGCTCAACACGCCATGGTACATCAAACAGTTGAAAA contains:
- a CDS encoding DUF2723 domain-containing protein; translated protein: MNVNWKLTERIVATVVFVWALVLYLLTVAPTASFWDSGEFIAIANRLQVSHPPGAPFYMLVGRFFSMFVPTEYISLAVNLVSVFASAFTVLLTHLIIVRIAREWAGKTPSFHTKITILAGGFIGALTFAATDSFWFNAVEAEVYALSMFFTAIVVWLIMKWSELARQEEQITSGKQHPFGLSANRYLVLIAYLFGLAIGVHLLNLLAIFFIALIFYFTEFYRDGVDRQTMILGILLTGAVSTLSFLAIYPGIITWLPGFVGSSFSPTLTLVFIVAAIVFGVYFTHMRNMQVTNLVFLCIAVVFIGYSSYALIFIRSASNPPIDENDPEDAESIVSYLKREQYGSTPLLTGNTFDNATQQIDPNEEVLFPRRHSPTPLHMRYYAQFDSDSEYFWKYQVNNMYFRYFLWNFVGRASDIQDAPAITGISFIDPPEYSADRYVQSPSEKHSRNVYFALPLLLGLFGGVYHFRRDWKRAFSVFVLFFVTGIGIILYLNQTPYQPRERDYSYVASFFAFSIWVGIGATGVLQLALEALTSKEGRSSGMISNALYGIAALLFLSVPLWMTIQNYKDHDRSGRYVAPEYAYNMLMSVEDDAILITNGDNDTFPLWYLQEVEGERQDVRVVNISLLNTPWYIKQLKNQYSRDSAPLPISMSDEHIENLEIMPWKPDQLSLPVDIEGMLGGNEVPIAIEDTSLLESPMTWQLNGRPYSDQFNLLYISDQALLDMLITNARNGWQRPFYYAVTVSQDGQLDLENYFQLEGQAFRVVPIKHNELLGRAIPSITAENLKKFKLTNLNNPDVYYDENIRRMVDNYRNVFVQTAQTMFMQGDRAGAVELLDFLMEKIPYEVIPGTERSHLIVARAFQLAGEKEKAVDIWQKAEPLVLENLTRAQTQTTLDQTARFMQMMQIGYMEVGDYEAAAAFTNKIAEAIGDESYRRTAAEFEADSKRLFSAPASDTAAGN